From Leptolyngbya sp. KIOST-1, one genomic window encodes:
- a CDS encoding DUF5615 family PIN-like protein, which produces MTIKTRAEMLRLLADENFNNQIVRGILRRKPEIDIVRVQDVNLSETDDRVILEWAAQQGRVLLTHDVETMTRYAYERVQAGLAMPGVFEISRNAPVGLAIEEILLITEGSLEGEWERGVWRRPAARSGG; this is translated from the coding sequence TTGACCATCAAAACCAGAGCTGAGATGCTACGCCTCTTAGCGGACGAGAACTTCAACAACCAAATTGTTCGGGGTATTCTTCGGCGCAAACCTGAAATTGATATCGTCAGAGTTCAAGATGTAAATCTGTCCGAAACTGATGATCGAGTCATTCTGGAATGGGCGGCACAGCAGGGCCGAGTTCTGCTCACCCACGATGTAGAAACAATGACCCGCTATGCCTATGAGCGTGTACAAGCAGGGTTGGCAATGCCAGGAGTCTTTGAGATTAGCCGCAATGCCCCAGTTGGGCTAGCAATCGAAGAAATTTTGCTAATTACTGAAGGTAGCCTTGAGGGCGAATGGGAACGTGGTGTTTGGCGAAGACCCGCCGCCCGATCTGGTGGTTGA
- a CDS encoding Uma2 family endonuclease — protein MVFGEDPPPDLVVEVDITHTDIAKNQFYASLGVPEFWRFNGRVWRVYGLQEGVYGEVELSPTFPQVPKDRLYEFLATAKDDEIAAVQDLRAWWQSNN, from the coding sequence GTGGTGTTTGGCGAAGACCCGCCGCCCGATCTGGTGGTTGAGGTCGATATTACCCACACCGATATTGCCAAAAATCAGTTTTACGCCAGTCTGGGGGTGCCCGAGTTTTGGCGCTTTAACGGCAGGGTTTGGCGGGTGTATGGGCTGCAAGAGGGGGTTTACGGCGAAGTGGAACTCAGCCCGACCTTTCCCCAGGTGCCTAAAGACCGGCTCTATGAATTTCTCGCTACCGCCAAGGATGACGAAATTGCTGCGGTGCAGGACCTGCGGGCCTGGTGGCAATCGAACAATTAA
- a CDS encoding DUF433 domain-containing protein: MTLAIATEPTPLKSNEDGVVLVGNTRVTLDTVVTAFLEGATAEEIAEQYPVLQLADVYSVIAYYLRRKAEVDDYLKIRQERAAQVRQENERRFSPIGIRDRLMARLDHQNQS; this comes from the coding sequence ATGACGTTAGCGATCGCGACTGAGCCCACGCCTCTCAAATCAAATGAGGATGGCGTCGTTCTTGTCGGCAACACTCGCGTCACCTTAGATACTGTGGTTACCGCCTTTCTGGAGGGTGCTACCGCAGAAGAGATTGCTGAGCAGTACCCAGTTCTTCAACTAGCTGACGTATATTCAGTGATTGCGTACTACTTGCGGCGAAAAGCCGAAGTTGATGATTATTTGAAAATCAGACAAGAGCGTGCCGCACAAGTTCGTCAAGAAAACGAGCGACGTTTCAGCCCAATTGGAATACGCGATCGCTTAATGGCGAGACTTGACCATCAAAACCAGAGCTGA
- a CDS encoding response regulator → MINRFKIGTRIGAGFALGLTILTLLGAVAYRTTTNLIRNAQRERASHQVLGYLADLEAELANAETGQRGYLITGQPLYLEPYNQALTQIDELERMLRQLDLGDSATYGRLDELSPLIDARLARLREGINRRETGGFAAAQAFILTDQGRQLMVQVRNLIDELRLEEEALLEARAEQAQLAAQQTLYTIAFGIPASFVLLSLVGWALARNISRPLRNLSDTAEQLAKGDLTIDLPQSTSQDETGILTRTFNLMVVNLRETIRANEDQRWLKSNLADLSQQLQGQRSLEALANLVLTYVAPLVGAQQGLLYLLDTDSQPSRLKLLSSYAYQERKQLANEFALGEGLVGQCALEQQRILLTEVPGDYIRIRSGLGTAPPLNIVVLPILFEHQVQGVIELASFQRFDDLQLSFLEEASAVAGVMINAIAAYLQTQQLLEQSQILTEELRQQQEELLQSNQLLEERTQSLQESEYTLQQQQEELQQSNEELQQLNEELEEKAELLETQKQQVERKNQEIELARQALEDQAAQLAQSSRYKSEFLANMSHELRTPLNSLLILAQMLSTNSDGNLTEKQVEYSRTIHSAGADLLDLINDILDMAKIESGTMQVTVETLPFTAIQLELTRTFEPLAASKGLQFDIVLDETLPPSLSTDPRRLQQILKNLLSNAIKFTDRGSVTVQVSPLAGDRVAFAVSDTGIGIAPDKQQTIFGAFQQADGTTSRKYGGTGLGLSISQQLSQLLGGSLDLVSQPDRGSTFTLSLPLHYSAPSNGAPSSGAEPEAPVVRSRPAAPETAAPVEVPNRLAQPLPPLPHSLEDDRDRVQPAGQDGADQVLLVIEDDPNFARILLEMARGQGFKVLVALEGQAGLAMAQRFVPSAITLDLHLPDMEGLTVLEQLKQDPATRHIPVHVMTVNDQQQQEFQMGAIAHIQKPVAPEVLTQTLIDIKQFVERRVRYLLVIEDDPVQAQSIIELIGGPEVTSTAVHTGAAALAALRSQPCDCIVLDLGLPDMNGFDLIEQIKQNPALVRLPIIVYTGKDLTEAQETQLRRLAETIIIKDVRSPERLLDETALFLHRVQADLPPGQQQMLERLHHSDPALAGKKVLIVDDDVRNVFALTSLLEQYDMEVVFAENGRDGIATLQANPDVGLVLMDVMMPELDGYETTRLIRQQESFRSLPIIALTAKAMQGDREKCIEAGASDYITKPIDTEQLLTLLRLWLYP, encoded by the coding sequence ATGATCAATCGCTTCAAAATTGGCACCAGAATCGGGGCCGGGTTTGCCCTGGGACTAACCATCCTCACCCTACTCGGGGCCGTTGCCTATAGAACCACCACTAACCTGATTCGCAATGCCCAGCGCGAGCGGGCCTCTCACCAAGTTTTGGGGTACCTGGCCGATCTGGAGGCGGAGTTAGCCAATGCCGAAACCGGGCAACGTGGCTATCTGATCACGGGGCAGCCCCTATACCTGGAACCCTACAACCAGGCCCTAACCCAGATTGACGAACTCGAACGGATGCTGCGTCAGCTCGACTTGGGTGACTCGGCTACCTACGGTCGCTTAGATGAGCTGAGCCCGCTGATTGATGCCCGTCTAGCGAGACTGAGGGAGGGGATTAATCGGCGTGAGACCGGCGGGTTTGCAGCGGCCCAGGCCTTCATTTTGACGGATCAGGGGCGGCAGCTCATGGTACAGGTGCGCAATCTAATTGATGAGCTGCGCCTGGAAGAAGAGGCTCTGCTGGAGGCTCGGGCCGAGCAAGCCCAGTTGGCGGCCCAGCAAACCCTCTACACCATTGCCTTTGGTATCCCGGCCTCGTTTGTTTTGCTGTCGCTGGTGGGCTGGGCGCTGGCCCGCAACATCTCCCGGCCCCTGCGAAATCTCTCCGATACCGCCGAGCAACTGGCCAAGGGTGATCTGACGATCGACCTGCCCCAGAGCACCTCCCAGGACGAAACCGGCATTCTGACCCGCACCTTTAACCTGATGGTGGTCAACCTGCGGGAAACCATTCGCGCCAATGAGGATCAGCGCTGGCTGAAGTCTAACCTGGCCGATCTGTCCCAGCAGCTCCAGGGCCAGCGCAGTCTGGAAGCCCTGGCCAACCTGGTGCTGACCTATGTGGCGCCGCTGGTAGGGGCCCAGCAGGGTCTGCTGTACCTGCTGGACACCGACAGCCAGCCGTCGCGGCTGAAGCTGCTCAGCAGCTATGCCTACCAGGAGCGCAAGCAGCTGGCCAACGAGTTTGCCCTGGGGGAGGGTCTGGTGGGTCAGTGTGCCCTGGAGCAGCAGCGGATTTTGCTGACCGAGGTGCCAGGCGACTACATTCGCATTCGTTCGGGGCTGGGGACGGCCCCGCCGCTCAATATCGTGGTGCTGCCGATTCTGTTTGAGCACCAGGTGCAGGGGGTGATCGAACTGGCGTCGTTTCAGCGGTTTGACGATCTCCAGCTCTCCTTTTTAGAGGAGGCCAGCGCCGTGGCGGGGGTGATGATCAATGCGATCGCCGCCTACCTGCAAACCCAGCAGTTGCTGGAGCAGTCCCAAATTTTGACCGAAGAGCTGCGCCAGCAGCAGGAAGAACTGCTCCAGAGCAACCAGCTGCTAGAGGAGCGCACCCAGTCCCTGCAGGAGTCGGAGTACACCCTGCAGCAGCAGCAGGAGGAGCTACAGCAGTCCAACGAAGAACTCCAGCAGCTCAACGAGGAGCTGGAGGAAAAAGCCGAGCTGCTGGAAACCCAAAAACAACAGGTGGAGCGCAAAAACCAGGAGATCGAGCTGGCCCGGCAGGCCCTGGAGGATCAGGCCGCCCAGCTGGCCCAGTCGTCGCGCTACAAGTCAGAATTTCTGGCCAATATGTCCCACGAGCTGCGTACGCCGCTCAACAGCCTGCTGATTTTGGCCCAGATGCTCAGTACCAACAGCGACGGCAACCTGACCGAAAAGCAGGTGGAGTACAGCCGCACGATTCACTCCGCCGGGGCCGATCTGCTCGATCTGATCAACGATATTCTCGATATGGCCAAAATCGAGTCGGGCACCATGCAGGTGACCGTCGAGACCCTGCCCTTTACGGCCATTCAGCTAGAGCTGACCCGCACCTTTGAGCCCCTGGCCGCCAGCAAGGGGCTCCAGTTCGACATTGTGCTCGACGAGACCCTGCCCCCCAGCCTCTCCACCGACCCCAGACGGCTCCAGCAAATTCTCAAAAACCTGCTCTCCAACGCCATCAAATTTACCGATCGCGGTAGCGTCACCGTACAGGTTTCGCCCCTGGCGGGCGATCGGGTGGCCTTTGCGGTCAGCGACACCGGCATTGGCATCGCGCCGGATAAGCAGCAGACCATCTTTGGCGCGTTTCAGCAGGCCGACGGCACCACCAGCCGCAAGTACGGCGGCACCGGCCTGGGGCTGTCGATCAGCCAGCAGCTCAGTCAGCTGCTGGGCGGCAGCCTGGATCTGGTCAGCCAGCCCGATCGCGGCAGTACCTTCACCCTCTCGCTGCCGCTGCACTACAGCGCCCCCAGCAATGGCGCTCCCAGCAGTGGGGCCGAGCCGGAGGCACCGGTGGTTCGCAGCCGCCCCGCCGCTCCTGAGACAGCGGCTCCGGTAGAGGTGCCCAATCGCCTGGCCCAGCCTCTGCCGCCGCTACCCCACTCCCTGGAGGACGATCGCGACCGGGTGCAGCCAGCGGGGCAAGACGGCGCTGACCAGGTGCTGCTGGTGATTGAAGACGACCCCAACTTTGCTCGCATTTTGCTGGAGATGGCGCGGGGGCAGGGGTTCAAGGTGCTGGTAGCCCTGGAGGGGCAGGCCGGGCTGGCCATGGCCCAGCGGTTTGTGCCCAGCGCCATCACCCTCGACCTGCACCTGCCCGACATGGAGGGGCTGACGGTGCTGGAGCAGCTCAAGCAGGACCCCGCCACGCGCCACATTCCGGTGCATGTGATGACGGTGAACGACCAGCAGCAGCAGGAATTTCAGATGGGGGCGATCGCCCACATTCAAAAACCCGTGGCCCCCGAGGTTCTAACCCAAACCCTGATTGACATCAAACAGTTTGTGGAGCGGCGGGTGCGCTACCTGCTGGTGATCGAAGACGACCCGGTGCAGGCCCAGAGCATCATTGAGCTGATTGGTGGGCCTGAGGTGACCAGCACCGCCGTCCACACCGGAGCGGCGGCCCTGGCGGCTCTGCGATCGCAGCCCTGCGACTGTATCGTGCTCGACCTGGGCCTGCCGGACATGAACGGCTTTGACCTGATCGAGCAGATCAAGCAGAATCCGGCCCTGGTGCGGCTGCCAATCATTGTCTACACCGGCAAGGACTTGACGGAGGCTCAGGAAACTCAGCTGCGCCGCCTGGCCGAAACCATCATCATCAAGGACGTGCGATCGCCCGAGCGACTGCTGGACGAAACGGCGCTGTTTTTGCACCGGGTGCAGGCCGATCTGCCGCCGGGGCAGCAGCAAATGCTGGAGCGCCTGCACCACAGCGACCCGGCCCTGGCCGGCAAAAAGGTGCTGATTGTCGACGACGATGTTCGCAACGTGTTTGCCCTCACCAGCCTGCTGGAGCAGTACGACATGGAGGTGGTGTTTGCCGAAAATGGCCGCGACGGCATTGCCACCCTCCAGGCCAACCCCGATGTGGGTCTGGTGCTGATGGATGTGATGATGCCGGAGCTAGACGGCTACGAAACCACCCGCCTGATACGCCAGCAGGAGTCGTTTCGATCGCTGCCGATTATTGCCCTGACCGCCAAGGCCATGCAGGGCGATCGCGAAAAGTGCATTGAGGCCGGGGCCTCCGACTACATCACCAAACCAATCGATACCGAGCAGCTGCTCACCCTGCTGCGGCTGTGGTTATACCCGTGA
- the yidD gene encoding membrane protein insertion efficiency factor YidD: MTAYTLEAAATKAAIASLNLYRTHLSPHKGFACPHGVLYGESCSDYVKRILSDQNFSAAIRQAPQQFRNCRLAAQTLQSRRAQGGCFIIPCCIPIPL; this comes from the coding sequence ATGACCGCCTATACCCTAGAGGCAGCGGCGACCAAAGCCGCGATCGCCTCGCTCAACCTCTACCGCACCCACCTTTCACCCCACAAAGGCTTTGCCTGTCCCCACGGTGTGCTCTACGGCGAATCCTGCTCAGACTACGTGAAACGCATTTTGAGCGATCAAAATTTCAGCGCGGCCATTCGGCAAGCTCCCCAACAGTTTAGAAACTGCCGACTGGCGGCCCAAACGCTACAATCTCGCCGGGCTCAGGGCGGCTGTTTCATCATCCCCTGCTGCATTCCAATTCCGCTCTAG
- a CDS encoding CheR family methyltransferase produces MSILKADEVDIHLLVEGLYHRYGYDFRNYAKASLKRRIHSFLKAESIASVADLQVQMLRDRACADRLLLGLTVNTTAMFRDPGFYIAFRQQVVPLLRTYPFFRIWHAGCSTGQEVYSMAILLQEEGLYHRCRIYATDANERVLQTARQGIYPYKQMQEYTQLYLKAGGQRTFSEYYTANYDNVILRPFLRERIVFGEHNLVTDGSFNEFNVIICRNVLIYFNQALQNQVHELFYNSLCKFGILGLGKQETIRFTKYETAYEDLAKAEKLYRRRS; encoded by the coding sequence GTGAGTATCTTAAAGGCAGACGAAGTAGATATTCACCTGCTGGTTGAGGGGCTATACCATCGGTATGGCTACGATTTTCGCAACTATGCCAAGGCCTCGCTCAAGCGCCGCATCCACAGCTTTTTAAAGGCCGAATCAATCGCCAGTGTGGCTGACCTGCAGGTTCAGATGCTGCGCGATCGCGCCTGTGCCGATCGCCTGCTGCTGGGGCTCACCGTCAACACCACCGCCATGTTTCGTGACCCCGGCTTCTACATCGCCTTTCGGCAGCAGGTGGTGCCCCTGCTGCGCACCTACCCCTTTTTTCGCATCTGGCATGCGGGCTGTTCCACCGGCCAAGAAGTGTACTCCATGGCCATTTTGCTGCAGGAAGAGGGGCTCTACCACCGCTGCCGCATCTACGCCACCGACGCCAACGAAAGGGTGCTGCAAACGGCGCGCCAGGGCATCTATCCCTACAAACAAATGCAGGAATACACCCAGCTTTACCTGAAGGCGGGCGGGCAACGCACCTTTTCGGAGTACTACACCGCCAACTACGACAACGTGATTTTGCGCCCTTTTTTGCGGGAGAGAATTGTCTTTGGTGAGCACAATTTAGTCACCGATGGATCGTTCAATGAATTTAACGTCATTATCTGTCGCAACGTGCTGATTTATTTCAACCAAGCGCTGCAAAACCAGGTGCACGAACTGTTCTACAACAGCCTCTGTAAATTCGGTATCCTGGGCTTAGGTAAACAGGAAACCATTCGGTTTACCAAGTATGAAACGGCCTATGAGGACCTGGCTAAAGCCGAAAAGCTGTACAGGAGACGGAGCTAG
- a CDS encoding chemotaxis protein CheB — MAYELLTIGTSLGGLTALKTLLGSLPESFPAALAIVQHRHRESDQGLSTFLQQFTVLPVHEVEDKEFIRPGHVYFAPADYHLLVEYGYFSLSIDDPVCYARPSIDVLFESAADVYNDRVIGIILTGANHDGVQGLSTIKSRGGLTIVQAPGTAESPILPEAAIAAVPVDMVLPISHIGPHLIKLCAAAGA; from the coding sequence GTGGCCTATGAACTCCTGACCATAGGCACCTCCTTAGGAGGGTTGACGGCTCTCAAGACTTTGCTAGGATCGCTGCCTGAGTCGTTCCCCGCCGCCCTGGCGATTGTTCAGCACCGCCATCGGGAGTCCGATCAGGGTCTGAGCACGTTTTTGCAGCAGTTTACGGTTCTGCCTGTGCACGAAGTAGAAGACAAAGAATTCATCCGGCCTGGGCACGTTTACTTCGCTCCCGCCGACTATCATTTGCTGGTAGAATATGGGTATTTCTCTCTTTCGATCGATGACCCAGTTTGCTATGCTCGTCCGTCAATTGATGTGCTGTTTGAGTCAGCGGCCGATGTCTACAATGATCGCGTTATCGGCATTATTTTGACCGGAGCTAACCACGATGGGGTACAGGGCTTATCGACGATTAAGTCGCGGGGAGGGCTAACGATTGTGCAGGCTCCAGGCACCGCCGAAAGTCCAATTTTGCCTGAGGCGGCGATCGCAGCGGTTCCCGTCGACATGGTTTTGCCTATCTCCCACATCGGGCCTCATCTGATCAAACTTTGCGCGGCAGCGGGAGCCTAG
- a CDS encoding response regulator translates to MQTPSPVNILLVDDQPENLVALEAILGELEANLVKSTSGEEALRCLLQEDFAVILLDVQMPQMDGFEVATLIRRRPRSQDTPIIFLTAFSSSEQFMFKGYALGAVDYLIKPIAPNILLSKVAIFIELFKKTEALRQKTATLEQQTTQLEAINTELQVSEERFRLLSTCSPLGVFVTDPEGHCIYTNPRFQAICRGVPTAAGPSWLDSVHPCDLDGARSSWAAYLQEGQEYAQEFRLRSEGEPARWASIRAARMVSEQKTFLGYVGTVEDITERKQAEAANAQIMREQVARQEAETANRMKDDFIAVLSHELRTPLNSILGWANLLQAGKLDPQKVEFAIDTIERNALVQKQLIEDILDVSQIVRGKLQLHRQPLDLVTVAETALETVRPAATAKAIALTTNFHDYNRLEVVGDALRLQQVIWNLLTNAVKFTPEQGRVDVHLSVVAELPQGQLPTGSCALSGAPAPAYAQLRVTDTGLGIDANFLPHIFDRFRQADSSITRSQGGLGLGLAIVHHLVEQHQGCVWAESDGLNQGAAFTVALPLTESLSPTAPPPAPAPAGEVPPQQALSGMPILIVEDDGDTRDFLAFLLESQGAEVTATASGEEALRLIGTLQPAVLLCDISMPDMDGYTLVEKVRSQLPEPQAHTPAIAITAHARLSDQARALSTGFQHHLPKPIEAEALIHAILQVAGAGSEPSGAG, encoded by the coding sequence ATGCAGACCCCATCGCCAGTCAACATCTTGCTTGTGGACGATCAGCCCGAAAACCTGGTGGCGCTGGAGGCCATTTTGGGCGAACTGGAGGCCAACCTGGTCAAGTCCACCTCTGGAGAGGAGGCACTGCGCTGCCTGCTGCAGGAGGACTTTGCCGTGATTCTGCTGGATGTGCAGATGCCGCAGATGGATGGCTTCGAGGTGGCCACGCTGATTCGGCGGCGGCCGCGATCCCAGGACACCCCGATTATCTTTTTGACCGCCTTTAGCAGCAGCGAACAGTTTATGTTCAAGGGCTACGCCCTCGGTGCTGTGGATTACCTGATCAAACCGATCGCGCCCAACATTCTGCTGTCCAAGGTCGCCATTTTCATCGAGCTGTTCAAAAAGACTGAGGCCCTGCGCCAGAAGACCGCCACCCTGGAGCAGCAGACCACCCAGCTAGAGGCCATCAACACCGAACTTCAGGTCAGCGAAGAGCGGTTTCGCCTGCTCAGCACCTGTTCGCCGCTGGGGGTGTTTGTCACCGACCCGGAGGGCCACTGCATCTACACCAATCCACGGTTTCAGGCCATCTGTCGGGGGGTGCCCACCGCCGCCGGGCCCAGCTGGCTCGATTCGGTCCACCCCTGCGACCTCGACGGGGCGCGCTCCAGCTGGGCCGCCTACCTCCAGGAGGGGCAGGAATACGCCCAGGAGTTTCGGCTGCGGTCCGAGGGCGAGCCTGCCCGCTGGGCCTCAATCCGTGCGGCCCGCATGGTCTCGGAGCAAAAGACCTTTCTGGGCTACGTCGGCACCGTTGAAGATATCACCGAGCGCAAGCAGGCCGAGGCCGCCAATGCTCAGATCATGCGTGAGCAGGTGGCCCGTCAGGAGGCCGAAACCGCCAATCGCATGAAAGATGACTTTATTGCGGTGCTGTCCCACGAGCTGCGAACGCCGCTCAACTCCATTTTGGGCTGGGCTAACCTGCTGCAGGCGGGCAAGCTGGATCCGCAAAAAGTTGAGTTCGCCATCGACACCATCGAGCGCAATGCCCTGGTGCAGAAACAGCTAATCGAAGACATTCTCGACGTATCGCAAATTGTCCGCGGCAAGCTGCAGCTGCACCGCCAGCCCCTCGATCTGGTCACCGTGGCCGAAACCGCCCTGGAGACGGTGCGGCCAGCGGCCACGGCCAAGGCGATCGCCCTGACCACCAATTTCCACGACTACAATCGCCTGGAGGTGGTGGGCGACGCCCTGCGCCTCCAGCAAGTGATCTGGAACCTGCTGACCAACGCCGTCAAGTTTACCCCCGAGCAGGGGCGGGTCGATGTGCACCTGTCCGTGGTAGCAGAGCTGCCCCAGGGCCAGCTACCCACCGGGTCTTGCGCCCTCTCGGGCGCTCCGGCCCCTGCCTACGCACAGTTGCGGGTCACCGATACCGGGCTGGGCATTGACGCCAATTTTTTGCCCCACATCTTCGATCGCTTTCGCCAGGCCGACAGCAGCATCACCCGCTCCCAGGGGGGGCTGGGGCTGGGGCTGGCGATCGTCCACCACCTGGTGGAGCAGCACCAGGGCTGCGTCTGGGCCGAGAGCGATGGCCTCAACCAGGGGGCGGCCTTTACCGTGGCCCTGCCGCTGACCGAGTCGCTCTCCCCTACAGCGCCCCCGCCGGCCCCGGCGCCCGCCGGGGAGGTTCCCCCCCAGCAGGCCCTGAGCGGCATGCCCATCCTGATCGTGGAGGACGATGGCGACACCCGCGATTTTTTGGCCTTCCTGCTGGAGTCCCAGGGGGCTGAGGTGACCGCCACCGCCTCCGGGGAGGAGGCCCTGCGCCTGATCGGCACCCTCCAGCCCGCCGTGCTGCTGTGCGACATCAGCATGCCCGACATGGATGGCTACACCCTGGTTGAAAAGGTGCGATCGCAGCTGCCCGAACCCCAGGCCCATACCCCTGCGATCGCCATTACCGCCCACGCCCGGCTGTCCGACCAGGCCAGGGCACTATCCACCGGGTTTCAGCACCACCTGCCCAAGC
- a CDS encoding J domain-containing protein: MKKLNYYEILGVEKNASIDEIKQAYRKKAFECHPDHGGTVTEMQIVNEAWEILSDPHARVVYDREQTNPNDQEAQRENRQNRARAQQKAAEYPKSWEAFEKYLNNLLNDIRNAEYQTEYVTLKGIRIGLPTSSNSYSAQLFMGVGGVLGLIFMLFLFGFFAPGSLFITVASGFAIAGAWVGYFLHKILKNEL, translated from the coding sequence ATGAAAAAACTTAACTATTATGAAATATTGGGAGTGGAGAAAAATGCATCTATTGACGAGATTAAACAGGCATATAGGAAAAAAGCCTTCGAGTGTCACCCAGACCATGGGGGAACGGTTACTGAAATGCAGATCGTAAATGAAGCATGGGAAATTCTCTCCGATCCTCACGCCAGAGTTGTATATGACCGAGAGCAGACTAATCCTAATGATCAGGAAGCTCAACGAGAAAATCGCCAGAACAGAGCAAGGGCTCAGCAAAAGGCTGCTGAGTATCCTAAGTCATGGGAAGCTTTTGAAAAGTATCTGAACAACTTGCTGAACGATATTAGAAATGCAGAATATCAAACAGAGTATGTCACATTAAAAGGAATTAGAATAGGGCTTCCCACATCAAGCAACAGTTATTCTGCACAACTATTCATGGGCGTTGGGGGAGTATTAGGGCTAATATTTATGCTCTTTCTATTTGGTTTCTTTGCTCCCGGATCACTATTTATAACTGTGGCGTCAGGATTTGCCATTGCCGGTGCGTGGGTAGGATATTTTTTGCATAAAATACTCAAAAACGAACTATAA